Proteins from a genomic interval of Xylocopa sonorina isolate GNS202 chromosome 6, iyXylSono1_principal, whole genome shotgun sequence:
- the LOC143424857 gene encoding uncharacterized protein LOC143424857, with protein sequence MRGTETNEQIEAREKRRGRHVESRGVRGKRGEQKLAKALPSVGRPFYYTRTTLRVPVFRVKASSFVLPALSLARSVGRECARALTRAHPKRERERERERERHSGEKSCRDRRAYTAIERGDSYEGGRVIELNRGRFSRGKKTTIVRHCPCRLLVITVTIVVDETVNETLSTLQRKVFLLGTKIYERIHGNSRYGES encoded by the exons ATGCG AGGGACAGAGACAAATGAACAGATAGAGGCGAGGGAGAAAAGGAGGGGGAGACA TGTAGAGTCCCGAGGGGTAAGAGGAAAACGGGGCGAGCAGAAGCTGGCGAAGGCGCTGCCCTCAGTCGGCCGGCCGTTTTACTACA CGCGCACTACACTTCGTGTTCCCGTTTTTCGAGTGAAGGCTTCGAGCTTCGTTCTGCCCGCTCTTTCGCTCGCTCGGTCGGTCGGTCGTGAGTGCGCGCGCGCACTCACACGCGCTCATCCGA agagagagagagagagagagagagagagagaaagacacagTGGTGAGAAGTCGTGCAGAGACAGGCGCGCGTACACAGCCATCGAACGTGGTGATTCGTACGAAGGCGGACGTGTGATAGAACTAAACCGAGGTCGTTTCTCGCGGGGGAAAAAGACGACGATCGTTCGTCACTGTCCTTGTCGTCTTCTGGTCATCACCGTCACCATCGTCGTCGATGAGACCGTCAACGAGACTTTATCGACGCTTCAGCGTAAAGTTTTCCTGCTCGGCACGAAGATATATGAACGTATACATGGGAACAGTCGGTACGGCGAGTCCTGA